The following are encoded in a window of Caloenas nicobarica isolate bCalNic1 chromosome 32, bCalNic1.hap1, whole genome shotgun sequence genomic DNA:
- the LOC136000293 gene encoding olfactory receptor 14J1-like, which yields LHYGTLLGSRACVHMAAAAWATGFLYALLHTANTFSLPLCKGNALDQFFCEIPQILKLSCPDAYLREAGLLIFGAKVFFVCFVFILLSYVQIFRAVLRIPSEQGWHKAFSTCLPHLDVVSLFISTAMFAYLKPPSISSPSLDLVVSVLYSVVPPVVNPLIYSMRNQELRDALRKLMAG from the coding sequence ctgcactacgggaccctcctgggcagcagagcttgtgtccacatggcagcagctgcctgggccactgggtttctctatgctctgctgcacacggccaatacattttcactgccactgtgcaagggcaatgccctggaccagttcttctgtgaaattcctcagatcctcaagctctcctgcccagatgcctacctcagggaagctgggcttcttaTATTTGGTGCCAAGGtattctttgtatgttttgtgttcatcctcctctcctacgtgcagatcttcagggctgtgctgaggatcccctctgagcagggatggcacaaagccttttccacgtgcctccctcacctggacgtggtctctctgtttatcagcactgccatgtttgcctacctgaagcccccctccatctcctccccatccctggacctggtggtgtctgttctgtactcagtggtgcctccagtagtgaaccccctcatctacagcatgaggaatcAGGAGCTCagggatgccctgaggaaactgatggCTGGATAA